In Lycium barbarum isolate Lr01 chromosome 9, ASM1917538v2, whole genome shotgun sequence, the DNA window ATCTCCTTATAATCCCAGAGGGAATCCGGATCTTGAGTGAACCTCAAAGCCATGCCAGCTTGAAGTTAACTCTTTCTATGGACAACCTTTTTTTTAAGACCTAATCTAGGCATTAGCCATTTAAAAAGATGGATTTAGGTTTCGGAGGTAGATCAAAAACCTCAGCGAAGGTCACCGAACATGAACAAGATACGAAAGATGTTAGACAGCGGACCACTTAAACTACTTAGTTAGAGATTGTTTGCTATTGCTTATGCCTCAGCAGAGAAGTAAAGTTCTGCTCTCCTCTCCCGCAACCACTTTGGTACATTGTTTATAGCTTTTTGAAGTTATGCAATAGAAGGGGGAGGCTTGCGCTTGAATTGAAGTAACGCCTTTGGAATATGAGTAGGGCTCCTAAGTGGCGCGTTCGTGGAGGCAAATCGAAGGAAGAGCAAAAGGAAGGAAATCGTAGGCGGGTGCGAAAATTGATTTACCTCTTTCATTTAGTGTTCATTGTCGAATCGAACGCTTAACCCCCGCCCCCAACTACGGGGGAAGTCACACTTTAACTTCCTGCCTTGACCTAGGCCTCACATCGATCGTTCTGTCCACTGAACTCATCAATAAACCTTGACCTTGACTCTCACTACGTACTCATCTAACTATCTCTCCATTAGGCAGGATTTTAGTGGCCCAAGCACTTATTTGTTGAGGAGAAACTGATCAAATTCGGAGCTGTTGATGTTTATATCGATCGATCATAGAAGAAAAATTATTATTCATTCCGATTAAGCTTACTTCCTATTAATCTGCCCTTCattttttcaaagaaaaaagCAGTAAGGAGTAAGGAGATTAAACTCTCGGATGAGACTAAGCAGCTACCGACCGTTCCGACGCTCCCTTGACCTATTTTGATGGCTTTCTTGCTCCTCTCCTTAGAGTCAAGTGGCTTTCCGCTCCTGCGGGTGACTTTTTGTCTTACGACATGGCATGGTAATTGATCGAGTGCGCTTTCCTTTCTCCTACTCCCATTTCGGGAAGGGAAGTGCTAAAGGGCGGGCATGCTCGACGGAAAGGAGAGGAAAGCTTCTTCACTTTCGGCACGGGCGCGGACTCCGCGAGCTCTGGGTGGTTCCTTTTCTAGCGCTTTAAGGCGTCCTCAAGATATGTTTTCAGATACCGCTATACAATTACAACCCGTTTTTGCTCAATGGATACAAAACACCCATGCTTTAGCACCTGGTGCAACGGCTCCTGGTGCTGAAAATTTAAATACACCAATTAAAGATTAATTTGTTAATATTATCCTTTTGTTTCTTTCCAAATTTTTATTAAAACAAGAGATAGTCAACATTGTGATTTTTGGAAGACCCATTAAAGAGAagaataattttgaaaaaaaatactaATTAATACTACATCTTTTGACTTTGAAAAATTCAACCATAAAAAAATTATCAGAAATTTATTTATATTGGAATGTAGGAGTAGTTAAACTTGCACTTTTAAGTTAAATTCAattttctcttttatttactACGGCGACGAAGAATTAAATTATCAATATATTTATTCCTTTTTCTACTTTTCTTATAGGTAACCCCTCGTGGGTTATCATTTCAATTAGCCATTCTTCATtcttatttctaatttttcctctcaatcaaataaaataagttaaaaaaggaaacatatatttttttttggcgGACACTTGAAAGAAGGCAGATCCTTAATACTCCCAACGTGTGATAAATCTAAACATTGTCAGATCTCTCTGTCTGTATTCGATGATCTTGAAGTCAATAAGTTGGGTATTGTTAAGAGTGTAATAAACAAGGAAGTTAGAGCATGAGATGAGATGAATTTAGTGGGGAGAGATAAAATTGAGTCATTTGTTTCCATTTTCGTTACTATTCTTCCCCATGAGCTCTCACCATTGCTTTACTCCACCTCCACTTTCTTCTTTGTAAGCACTAAACATCTTCTTGATTAAAGGTTTTTCCATTTAATGATTTTAAATACAAAGATGAATGAATTGTTTTTGATGTGCAGATATTGAGTGCATACTTTGTGGTACTTCCATTACGTGATGAAGGGGCTATTTCTTTGGGCTTGGGGAATTTGCCAAGCTTGTTTGTGGGATCCTTGTTACTCACACTCCTTGCTGCCCCTCTTTCCACCTTAATCTTTTCATTGCCTAATCTTTCCAAGTCCAAGGTATTATTATTCATTAACTCACTCTCTAATCTCCTTCTTTTATGTGTGTTTATTATAATTGGCTTACTACATTCACAACCCCTTTAAACTTGCCTGTAAGGACACTCCAACTACTGCTTGTTCTAATTGAGCACCTCAATACTTTTACACGTGATTGACTCTGCTCATTACATAGAtaagttaaccacataaaatGTGTGATCTCTTTTTAATTATATACATCATGCTCAATTGGACGCGTGACGTTTTATGACTTATTGAGACTAATTCGTATTATTAAAGGAGGTGATatattttaagtggttaacttatCTACGTAATGTGCGCGTGGGCAAAAAATTTCCAAAATTTGTACCGAAAGTATCTATTGGGAATACTATATTATGTTCAGGTGCACAATTAGAACAAGCCGTAGCTCGAGTGTCTAAACGAAATTTATTAGCAAGTTTGAGGGGATGTCGATGTATTAAACCTTTTTTATTTGTTAAAAGGATAGTATTGTTAATACCAATATGTGTCATACATAGATGAAGGGACTACTCTAGTGTACTTTCCTTGCAGCTCTATTactaaaatatttaaaacaaaaGGGGAGGAGAATCATAGACAAAACGTTCTTCATATGCATCAAGCGTCACACTACTTTAGCTAATTTATCTGCTACTTGATTTTCTTTCCGATACGCGTGCCCTACCGAGGGCCACTCCAGCTGCTCAAGCAGGCACCTGCAATCCGTGAAAATATGTGAAAATTTGTTGTTTCCAGAACCAAGTTTAACACTTCTTTTGAGTCTATATTTACTTCAAGTGTCATTAATTTCCAGTAAGTGCTTGTTTTGGACCCTGTTGGAGTGGTAGTAATTCTGCACAAGTGTATGTTGTTTCTATTAGGTTTCTAGCAAAGCCTACAACCCATTCCCTTTTTGCATTTTGAATAACTCCTCCTACACCTCCATGCCTAAGATTAGTGTATGCTGCACCATCAGTATTAAGCATGAGCTGCATGACGTAGTTGTCTCTTGGTGGTTTCCGTTTGACCACAATAGAGTGTTGTATTATAGCTGTAAAATTATTGTTTCACTAATGTATTTAATAAATGATAATTTTTGGCCTAGTTGGTGTCATTGAGAGTAATATTGAATTTATCAGCGACACCAAATTATCTGGCTATATTTATAATGATTAATGAGAAGCAAGAAGTTGCAAATCTTGACACTCTACGACATAAGGATATCAAATTGTACACACCGTTTGTTGTCTAATGCTGTGAATTAGCTTCAGCTGCTTACTGTCTTCTTGTGTGGTGAAACCAACGTGGAGTGTTAGAAACTGATTTAGGATTGTTTTGAGTCTTTTTAAATGTCATCTTGAATGGTCGCTTCTTTAAATTCCAGGCTTTGGTCTTGATACACAGGTTTTTTGGGCTCACGCTTGTTGCATTCTACATCCTGTGGCTTTCTTCTACTCCGGGTAGTTCACCATTTAATATCAAGGtacaacttcatgatttggcaGCAACTTTTTGATGATGCAACTGTTttaatgaaaaatgacaataTTGCAGGGACTACTCTATGTGTCCTCAACTTTGAAACAGGAATTAAAAGTGGAAGTGAGTCACACGAATACTCCAAACTCGTCGAGTTGGAGCAACCATGGGTGGTTTTACGTGTCAGTGAGAATTGCCTTGTTTCTTTGGGTAAATGCTTTTGCTTAATTCTCAATTATTGCAATAACCTCTAATAGTAGTATTTGTCAAATTTGATGTTTATTTCCTGAATAAGGTTCTTGCTTCATTGTTTCTCAGGTTGCTTTGCTTAATCTTATTACTATATCTTCAACTTGGGCTAGAGTTATTGATGTGATGGATAGTGAGGTAATTGTACCTCTAATTGATTGGATAATTTTAACAAGATATCATCTCCTACAGAAGGGAATTTAAAGTGATTAAGTACATACCTTGCCTAAACAACATAATAGATCAAGATATTGTTTTTACACTTCATGATAGCAATTTGAGATAAAATATAACTTTTTACTGTATACAGTCAGGGTCAAGATTGTTTGGGTTTATTGGTGCTGGTGCTACACTTGGCCAGCTGTTTGGTTCGCTATTTGCCACAGGAATGGCTTGGTTAGGACCGTGTGTGTATCTCTTTATGATTGTCTTGCTTCcttattctgattattctcttGAGGCTCTTTTGTTTTCTATGTTCTAAGTAGTTCCCTTTTGGTTCTTGCAGATTTACTTCTTGTTTCAGCAATTCTCATGGAACTTGCTGCACAGTCATCAAAAGGAATCAAGAAAGATGTCTTACAACTTCCTGAAGAACTATCTCCCCTAAGGTTTTCTTTCTTCTTGTTCTACCCCCATAGGGGAGTATTACTAGGTTTTATTAGCAATAGAATTTTTCACTAGATGAGATTAGGAAAAGAGATTTCTAATTGTACGATCAGCTCCCTCAGTAGCTCTTTCCACGCAAGCAATTAGCCTCTTTCTCTCCTTATTAGCCTTAGGATGGCTGTCTCAGGTTTCTTACCCTGTTATTCCTGGTTTGCAGTTGCATTGGTGTCTCATCTTTTTCTGGGTGGTGAACTTCTTTATTAGTGAAAATTCTCTCTATGATAACATAATTTTGCCTAGTCTAATTGAGTCATGGTGTAAGTTCGATACAGGTCCGTCTATCAGCtccctttattttattttcttggatACGGAGGTGTTTGATCTAGCAGGAAAATCTTCTTGTATAAGAACAAACTGGAAAAAGATATAGGCATTGTACCAAAAAGTTACCATGAACCTGATATCTTTATCTGTGCTCCATTCAGTTTGATAGTCCAAGAGTATAAGAGGAAGACATTATGTAACTCCTTAAGAACACACCATAAGGATGATTATAAATCAGTCTGGAAGTGTCTTCCTCTACAGTTTAACATATGAATTCATCTCTCTGGACAGTACTATCTCCCTCACAAATTAGATAAAATCCTTTTGACTAGCATGAAGGTTTTACTGTTTTAACtttatttattactccctctgtcccactTTATGTcgcttactttcctttttagtttgtcccaaaaagaatgacacctttctatattttttttgattaagcaccgggtgtccgggtctctttgagccccgactaatcccgggggtgcacaggccctcggcaaggagtttcccgcaagtgcaccacgggtaattcagggttttaccccagtccgatggccctcagaaattgtttgcacccagtgggtttcgaacttgagaccttgaaagggagcaccccaaggctcaagccaattaccactaggccaacccctgagggttaaatgacacctttctatatttagaaacaatttatctttaaacttcccattttaccgttagtgagatgatttataaccacacataTGTCTATGGCTTGTTTTAAACGACAAGCTTcgcaagtcttttttttttcttacccTCCGTATCCAGTGACATAATTACATATCTATATCCTAGCTAGGTGTTAATATGTTTAATGTATAGCTGAAACGTGAAAAAGTAGGAAATCCTGTTACTAAAAATAAGATTTCACATAGGGCCGGGTCCATATCTACTGAGATTCGGACCGTGTGCCTTTGGCCTTCAGGGATGTCTTGGTTatcaaaaataaatatataaacaaAAAGATAGATACACACTGCAAAGTATAGAACTATTGGATACTATTAGTTTCTAGATATAAATCTTTTGATTTATTGGAAGAATGAAGTACCCAGACTAGCAGTGAAAGAGAGGCGCTTTGAATGTCCTTGCATGACTTATTTTCTCTACCTCCTTCCTCACCCCACCCTACTCAAAATGAAAGAAGAATATTGTAATTGAGCAGTTTCTAACCTTTATCCTTTTGGTTTTCAGGGAAGCTGATATCGATCAAGCTAAAGAGGTTGAGAATGTACCAGAGCTCACACAGAGAACAACTTCCCCAAAATCGCCAGCTTCTGTAGCAAAGCCTCAGCTCTGGGCTATATTGGATGGACTAAAGCTTATTCTATCTTCGACTTACTTGTTGCACGTATCATTATTCCTTTGGCTGAGTGCAGTCGTGTCGTCCTTTTTTTACTTCCAGGTACCataagaatttcctttgtttaagtGACAGAATGCATCATCATCTGTAGTGTGGTGCATTTATGTGATTTACTGATCTCACATGGATGACCACCTTTGTGAAAGACCAGCTTATAGTTACTGCagcctcaccccccccccccccccccccccccaacctttTGACTCTTTTGCAGAAAGTAACTGTTATTGCTGCTGCAGTAACAGATCCCACTGGTAGGAGGAGATTATTTGCACAGATCAATAGCTTTATTGCTATTTTCATCCTTGCTGGGCAGCTTACTTTGACGGTATGGTATAGATGTATAACATGTAAATATTCAATCGCAAAGCTAATCCTTTTTCTCCcttgtgtgtgtagtgtgttatTCCGGGAAGAAGGCAATGGGTATTGGGGGGATATTCAATTTCTCAAATCTGTGGAAGTGTATACAATCTCTCTGTGCTACTTGAACAACTCTAAAATAAAACTTATCTTATCTGCTCTCAAATGTGATGGAGGTTCTGACTGGAGCCTGTGGTGATGGCTTCTTCCTCGCCAAATACTCGTCGTTTCGCATCACTTTCCTCATCTGAGTTCCACCATAGAATATAAACTACGTCTGTCACTTGGGGGGTGTTTAAGAGTGTTAATATCACGTTGGTAATGTCAGCTCCTAGTGTGTTAGTGGTGTATCTTGAAGGATCCCCAAAGACTTCCCATGTATTCAAAGTCAGATTACGTAGAATTTTAAAGTGATTAGATATATAGGACAGTTTTATAAGTTGATCAGTTTCCTAGTGTCTTGAACTGCagttccctttctttcttttatttttctctacattcacaacatatttcatgATTCTTTTAATCGTATATCCAGTGccaaaacttttaaaaatctttATTCATCTCTTGGTTGCAGGGGCGCATCCTTACTTTTGCTGGTGTTACTCTAGCCATTTGCGCCACACCTTTTGTTGCCTTCACAAATTTAATAGCTTTAGCAGTATGGCCTACATGGATTGCAGTGGCCATCTCAGAAACCCTGAGGAAGGTATATTTACTTTACACCTTTTCCCCAACCTCGAAAGAGAAGTGATAAAAACTAATGACAAGAGAAGTTGTAAAAAAGGAAGTCATTCAGGCATTCGTACAGTTTTTAGTTGCCAGAATACCTTATTAGCCCCTAAACTTGTCACGATTTTTTAGTTGACACCTAAACTTTTCTAAGTCCTCATTACCTCCTCCGTTCCCTATACTTGGCTATTTGATAGCCTTGATCCTTGACCAATCTCACCTGATGGAAGTGAGACCCACGCGCTGCCATGTGGATTTCTTTGTCCACGtgacattttttaaaaataaaatctttttaaaCTCATTACATTTTTGGATCATCTTTTCCGGGCCAAATTTGTAAAAAAGTTTAACTCATTATTTAGgccatgtttttttttaatttgacgGAATATAATGGATTTGGTTGTGCATTCAGGTTTTCAGTTTGGTTTTGCATTATTGGGTTTCTGTTTTTCGGTTTTTGGTTTTGATAAAATGCCATGCAAGAAGAACCAAAATAAATTTGGTTTGGTTCGGGTTTGATTtttttggttcggttattttcaATTGTAAAGGTTGTGTCATATAAGAAAACACGGATCTAATATAATCAAATAGTTATATTTGAATGACCAGAAAAGAATAATCTTTATAAAGAATGAGAAGTGGTAATGTCAAATCTcttaaattaatattttttataaattCAATTCACATGACTGAGATAATGGACAACACCGATAAGATAACAATAAATATGTGATGAGATAGCCAAACACTCCTAGGCTCCTATAAAAGCATAATGGAACAAGTCAACAAGAATAAGCTTGCACTTCTAATATCATAGTCAAACCAAAATGTAGGTATGAATTAATGCTAGTCGATTTCTTTACTGACCATGTGCCAAGGATGAACTGtgttatatataaacatatgatGTACTCTATCAAATAATTCGGTTTCCGGTTTTTGTTTATTAAAATCTGAAACCAAACCTAGAAAACAAAATTTCTAATCTGAAACCAAACCAAAACCTGGAAAACCAAACTAAATAGCAAAAGAaattttggtttggtttgattttacgGTTTAATCCGAATAATGCACACCCTTATTAATGGAGTTTCAACCAAACTTTTTACGAGTTggtaagaaatataaagttgaaacaAAAGTTCATTGCATATAAAGAAAAAAgggaaagggccaaatatacccttgaaCAATTAGAAATTGGTCAATTTTACCCTCTGTTACTTTTTTGGCTAATAAATGCCCTCACCGTTAGTTTTTGGCTAAAAAATGTCCTCACCATTACGTTTTTGGCTCAAAAGACCCTCCAACTATCCAAATAGCTCAAAAATACCATTCCTACCAACGGTTGCTCTAAAACAAGGGAAAATGGGCCAATTTATCTCTTGAACATATGAGAAATTTAATTATGAGAATAATttctttaaataattttttatttcttctcttttaatCTCATTCAAACCAAATAAACGAAAGAAACTGATAATTTTTGCAATTCTCCATTTTCTCTGATACTTTTTCTCCTTTCATAATTATTTTCAACCTTACATCATATATGAGACCAACAAATGTACCTGCAAGCCAACGTAACATCAAAATAGAAAGTTAATGATATGTGAGTCAGTGAGTTAACTAAACATGCACTCTTAATTAGCCTCCATGAAGGAATAGAACTTAAATATACAGATAATTATGACTGCCAACTTctttatcaaaaaaataaaataaaataaaaaaatgtccCAACTTGATATACTAAAGAAGAGGTGTAACATGGAATTTATAAAACCTTAGATTCAAAGCAGTTGGGATAACTGCACTTTTGGTCCTCCCATTATTAATTTTGAGTAAGCATATTTAACATTTAATTAACTAAACTTTATATTTTGGTCCTTTTTATAGGAAACCTGTTATATTTGAACTATTTCTAGAACAATATTACCTTCAAGTATGCGGTAACAGTATAAAATTTAGCACATAACATTAATAATTAAATGGATTAACATTTAATAGTATGTCGAGTTTGTGAAGATTCGCACTCAGAAGGATTAGAAGTGTTCTTATCAATTAAATGAGGGATAACTATACTTAACTAAAAATCACAAAgaccaaaattaaaatttatgaaTACTTGATGTAAAACACAAATTTTTCAAAGCTGGGCTAGCTATCTTTGGTATACGAAGTTGGTAATTGaacttatataaaacttaaaattGGCATTGTATACAAATTATAGTTTAAATAGTCAAAGTAATCTCATAATCTCCAATATAAGTTTTTGCTCAAGTTTTTACAATTAAGAGCACTTGTTCTGAACTTTAAATGGAAGGCAAAACTGCCCCATTTCGAGTAGTTCAACAAAATTGTCCCATTTTTTCTTGTTTTGCAGTAACCGTTAGTATGTAGGGTATTTTTGATCTATTTGGCTAGTTGGAGGGCATTTTTGAGCCAAAAACATAACCGAGGGTAAAATTGACCCATTTCAAATAGTTCAGGGTATTTTTGATCCTTTTcccaagaaaaaaataaaaagaaatacaCCGTTGGAACTCTATGATATTGGCTAAAGCTTTTATTATTTGGCAAGAGATAATGAAGTTTCAGCCAAGTTCTTTTTACATATTTTtcgtgaaaaaaaaataaaaatacatagtTGAAATGAATAGGCATCACATCTAaagaagaaataaaaagaaatacaTGGTTGAAACTCCATTATTTTGGCTAAAACTTTTTCTATTTGGCTAAAAATAATGAAGTTTCAACTATGTTTTTCACAGATTTGTCCCGGAAAAAAATACATAATGGAAATAAATAGCTATTGCATTCAAAGAAGAAATAGAAAGAAATATGCTGTTGGAACCCATTATTGTAgcgaaattttatttatttggCTAAGCATAATGGTGTTTCAGCCAGTTCTTTTACATTTTTGGTATGAAAAAGAAGAAATACACAGTTGAAACAAATAATCTTTGCATCACTGATATTAAGAAGCAGCAAGGAGAAAGACAGAATTGGAAGAAATAGACTGTCTATATGGCATTTAATGGTTGGAAAGTTCCCCATTTGAAAGAtgattttcaatttttctttACTTTGATGCCCCTAACAGAGAGTGTCTCCACGCTCTTTCCCACATCACCATTCAGGTGGTTGAGGCTATCAAATAGCCAAGTATAAAGTGGATAATTAGGACAAAGAAAAGTCTAGGTGTGTGCTGAATAAGCCGTGCCAAGTTTAGGGAGGTACTGAGGTATTCTGCCTTTTTAGTTTAACAGGGAACTGACAGGTTTTACAATGAATAAAAGATAAGTAGGGATACACTTACGCAATTGAGCCTTATATTTTATTGTCTTTTACAATTAGGTGGTCACATATGTCGTTACCAGGCCTGCAAGGGAGCTTCTTTTCACTGTTGTCTCACGGGAAGAGAAGTATAAAGCAAAGGTATGTTAAAAAAATAGTGACCTGAAAGCTTATCAAAATTCCATCTTACATACTAGCAGCAGCCTGAATTGTGAATATCCTGTCTGTAGTATTTCTTGATTTCCACTTCTTTAATCTTTTTGATAGGAGCATAGCTGGTAGGTTAACATCATTTTATTAGGTCCGCATGAAGTGTTTAATGACACTTAAAAGAATTATCGTGGTTATAATAGTTGGCTGCTCCGAGTGTTCACTTGAATATCCCTAGCAGTAGAatgattctcttttttttttttttttttttttttttttttgtggggggcgACGTGTCTACGTAGGTATGCATGGATGTGATTGTTCAAAGACTTGGGGATGCTACAGCAGCTGCAATGTACAAGCTACTCTTTAGCACTCTCAATGGCAAGGCATCAGCTGTTTCTCTCTATGCCCTGCCCGTAAGTTAAACCTTCTCTTGACAACACTGCTCCAGATTTCTTGGAACTATCATCTGCGTTTATACTGTTCCAGATTATTGGATTCACTAACGCACGCTTCTATGTAGTGATTGCAAAGCCTCAGAGAAATTAAGGTTGAATGTTCAACGTAAATTTGGCATTTCTTTCAGGTCTGCTTCACGTGGATACTGACAGCATTCTATCTAGGGCACAGATACAGGCAACTTTCAACGGCTCAGCCCTCTCAACCTGCTGAAACACgtagatgatgattttatgtgCTTCATACGGAACATAATGCCAAACATGAAGAGTTTTTGTATCTTTCAAAACATCGGTGGTAAAAATAGCCTCTTTACTCCTTTTCTTTTGGATCAGTTTCCATTCAGAATGAAGCATGATCTTCCCGAATGTGGTGTTTGCTTGTTGCTCGCACCTTAGCCTGCACTATTCAACAAAGCCCTCATAACAAAATACTCCAAGTGATCACAGAACTTGAagaacatttaaaaaaaataagcttGAAGAAGAACCTCATCTACACCCAGAGGAGACACTAAGCTGAGGTCAAGTTATTCTTGACTTCTGGAAATGTGTGGCTACCAGTAATTAATGGCATGATTCATCTTTGGTTCCTTCTTAATGAATGAATACCCTGCACAAGCTTTTCCCAATTTGCAAACACGGTAGATTGAACCTATAATAGAGGGAGCCTGGATTTGGGGGTGCTGACGATTGCTGTTTATA includes these proteins:
- the LOC132611320 gene encoding uncharacterized protein LOC132611320; the encoded protein is MNLVGRDKIESFVSIFVTILPHELSPLLYSTSTFFFILSAYFVVLPLRDEGAISLGLGNLPSLFVGSLLLTLLAAPLSTLIFSLPNLSKSKALVLIHRFFGLTLVAFYILWLSSTPGSSPFNIKGLLYVSSTLKQELKVEVSHTNTPNSSSWSNHGWFYVSVRIALFLWVALLNLITISSTWARVIDVMDSESGSRLFGFIGAGATLGQLFGSLFATGMAWLGPYLLLVSAILMELAAQSSKGIKKDVLQLPEELSPLREADIDQAKEVENVPELTQRTTSPKSPASVAKPQLWAILDGLKLILSSTYLLHVSLFLWLSAVVSSFFYFQKVTVIAAAVTDPTGRRRLFAQINSFIAIFILAGQLTLTGRILTFAGVTLAICATPFVAFTNLIALAVWPTWIAVAISETLRKVVTYVVTRPARELLFTVVSREEKYKAKVCMDVIVQRLGDATAAAMYKLLFSTLNGKASAVSLYALPVCFTWILTAFYLGHRYRQLSTAQPSQPAETRR